The Christiangramia flava JLT2011 region ATCATGAGCATGAACTTGGAAAGCGCTTTTAGAAAGTTTTCATGAGTGATCGCTCCCTCTTCAAAAGCTTCTGAAAAGAGTTTAGGATATTCGGAATCAGCCCGGAGCTTTTCCAGTACATTCGTCATGGTTTCGCCCATTTCAGCCTCATTGGTAATAGGAATGATTGGAAAAAGATCCAGGTGTGCAGTGGCTCCGTCCCAGGCAAATTCCTTTAAAAATGCCATGTTCTGGATGGCCGGCGCGTTGCGAATGCCTTCCCGGTCCTCGATCCCGTGGCTGAACTGGTGGCCGTGGTGCGTGAAAGCGAAGCGCTGTTCATGGCAAAAACCACAGGAGATCACGCCATTTGCCGAAAGTTTACCATCATAAAACAGTTTTTTACCCAGTTCAAAACCTCTTTTGGTAGGAGAATTGGCCGAAAGATCGTACTGGATTTCCGGAAAATTTTCAGGTATGGAAACCTGTATTTCTTCATCAAGCGGGATGTACACCGCGTCTTTGGAGCAGGCCGTAAAAATAGCCAGCAGCCAAACCAGATATATCTTGTTCATCATACATTCTTTATAAACCGGGAACCCGAAGGCTCCCGGCGATGAATTAATGGGTGCCGCTGGCACCGTTATGAACATGATCTACGCGGAACATCCCGGTAAGATTTTCAGCGATCTGGGGGCTTTTGTTTTCATCGACCATGATGACCGATTTCTCTTCCAGACTTAACTGGTACTGCCCATTCAGAATTTTAGAGGCGTCTACAGCAAGGTGGATCACCGGTTTCAGCTCGCTGCTCACCAACGCGCTGGAAGGCAATGCCAAGCTGAGTGCACGGTAGTTGTCCAGGCTGCTGCCGTGGCTTCCCATATGGACCTTGAAGTTCTGAGCTTCAGCAGTAGTGGCGGTTGTAAAACTTCCTTCGTAGTTCAGAAATTTATAGCCGGCCTGCCAGGCCCACATCATTTCATTCGCTTCCGCCAGGCTGAGAAAATCTCCCTGGCCTTCCGCACCCTGCAGGTATTTTTCCTGGTCTACACCAATTCCAAAACTGATACTGGCATATTCACCTGCCGGTACCTCCTTCAAAACCACCTCGGTATGGCCGGTTTCCTTGTTGATTATGAAATAGGAATCGTTTTTAGGATAAGTAAAAACCGTTCCTGAAGCGGTGGTTAATTTGAAATTACTGACGATGTAATTGAGTCGGCTGATCTTCAGTTGTTCCTGATTGATGCTTTCATAGCCGGAGGTGTTCAGCAGCAGATCGTTGCCGTTGAAACCATTATCGAATTCGATGACCAGGTCATTATGGCCACTAAGCTGTTCTTCAGAATCTGTGGAACAGGAAATACTGCTGATGGTAAGAATGGCCATCAGGCTGTTCAGAATATATTTTTTCATGATAATTATTTAAAATTTAGACATAGGTATGGCTGTTCGGGAAGTGTGCTTCCCAAAAAGCAGGCTTAAATAATTACCTGAAACTGCGGTGGCCTGAGAGGCTTTTCAGCAAAAAGGAACGTGTAGGAACAGCGACAGCAAACCGGAATGCGCGTAATCTCGCCGGAAGCTACAAATTCAGCAACCAGCCCGTATGGACGAGCTTCGTGGTAGAGGAGCGTGGATGCATAGCGTTCCTGTAGTTTGCCCTTTTTATCATCCTGTTCCCGTTCTGCCTCTTCCGCAAGACTGCGCATCAGGTAGCATTTCCCGTTGCATTCCAGCTCGGGGCGATCCCTGTTCACACACACTTCGGTTACGATATACTCGTAGTGGAAAAGGTAGTCGAAAACCGGTAAAAGAGGCCTGAAAAGCACGATCAGGATCACCAGTGACCCTGTAATTCTCATGGTTTATCGCACTAATTCCTGGGCATTGATCAGGCTGGCCGAAATCTCGTCTTCCATACGCCGAACTTTTTTGAGTTCTGCCTGCAGGGCATCTATTTCCTGCTGGATTTCCTGGTTGCTCATTTTCTTAACCGAAGGTTTCTTTTTCACGAATTCGTCACTGAAACTGTGCATCCAGCCCATCATCAGGCTGTCTGATCTTTCCAGCTGTTTTTCAGCTTCCAAATAGATGCGCGGATTCGCACTGGTATCGGCAATTTTCTGAAGTTGTTGTTCCAGCCCGGGAAGATCTCCCATTTTCGGCATTACTTCATCGTGAACTTCCAGTACCTGCTGAAAGAGTTTTTCGTATTCGGCATATTTTTCAGAAGTATCTTCCGCGCAGGAAAATACCAGTAAGGTCATGCTTGCCAGCAGGACTTTTCTCAAATTTAAAATCATAGGATACAATTGTAGTTAGTAAAAAATGCAGTGGGCGGCTAACTACAGGGCGGGTGAAATATGGTACCCGTAAGCAGGTATGTGTAGAGCGGGTCTTCCGCAGAAAAGTTGTGCTGCAGTTCTTCACTGATGGCAGTCATCCTGCTTTCTGGTAAACTTTGCAAAAACAGCAGCGGAATTTCCACTTTTTTGGCAGATTGTTCCTTTTTATCCTGGGATTCCTTTTCGGCGGCTTCTGCCAGCGACTTCATAAGGTAACACTGCCCGTTACATTTCAGCTCCGGCCGGTCCTTGTTCTCGCAAAGCTCGGTCGCGATATACTCGTAATTCAGGAAATAGGTTGCTACCGGCATAGCGGGCCGTAGCACGATCAGAATTGCAAATAAAGGCAACAACTGTTTCACGCTGCAAATATACAACCTCCCGTTCCATTTTGGGGCAGTACTCCGCAAATTTTTTAGCTGATTTTCCTACTCGTTTTAACTGAATCCAGGCATGTTAGAATATCCCTAAAGTTTTGAAAAAGCCGGGTTTACTACGAAAATTTTGGCTATTTTATGCTTTGAATTTAAAACTGGTTTTTATGAGGATTATAGGAGGCGTGGTGATCCTGGTGGTAGTCTTGGGCATCCTGATCTATTACCGTTGGTTCATGAAGAAAAATCAATAAATACAAAAACCGGGATTTCCCCGGTTTTTTGTTTGCTGAATATTTCAGTTATGCTATTCTGCTTTGATACTGATGGTCTCGGTGCCCAGGTTGGCACTTTTCACACGTAATTTCAGTGTGCCTTTTTCAAAATCAGAACCCAGGATGATGACGGCTTTTCCGTAGAATAAATTCACCGTATCGTTCTGAAACGCTTCAAACGACTGCGGATTTCCATTTCCAGCGCCTGCCAGATGGCCTTCACCCGTGACCTCGATCTGCAAAACATCATTGGCCAGGGGAGCGGGATTTCCTTTTTTATCGAATGCTTCCACCAGCACATAAGACAGGTCTTTCCCGTTTGCTTGGATGATCTTTCGATCTGCAGTTAAGCTGAAATTGGTTGCTTTTCCGGCTGTTTTCAGTATTTTTTCGCCAATTTGCTTACCGTCTTTGTAAGCTACGGCCTTTACTTCTCCGGGTTCATAGACCACGTCGTTCCACATGAGTCGGAAACGTTCAGTAGAAACCGTTGATTCGGGTTTTTTGCATTGTTTCCCGTACGATTTTCCGTTTACGAAAAGTTCAGCGCAATCGCCGTTGGTATATACAAAAACTGGAGTTTTCTCGCCTTCCCGGCCTTCCCAGTTCCAGTGCGGCAAAATATGGATTGTCTGCTCTTCTGGCTTCCAGTAACTTTTATATAAATAGTACCGGTCTTTCGGAATTCCCACCAGATCCACAATCCCGAAATAGGAACTCCTGGAAGCGGCTTCCGCATCAAAGCCCAGCTCTTCGACTTCTTTATTGGTGTAGGGCGTTGGTTCGCCGAGATAATCAAAACCAGTCCAGACGAATTCGCCAGCTACATACGGTTCCTGCTGCTGCCACATGAAATCATCATCTGAGATTTCGGCCCATTCCGGGGCATTGAGATCATACGAACTGACCTGAAGCGATTTGGTAAAATCAGTCTTTTTCTCTGGCAGCGGAAATTCATAAAAGCCGCGCGTGCTTACTGTGGAAGCCGATTCACTGATGACCACAGCTTTATTCGGTTGCAGTTTTCTGGCAATTCGATAGCGCCTTCCGTAATTCCAGCTGTGCACATCATACAGGTCAAAATGTCTTAATTCTGCGCTTCGCAACTGGTCATTCACCAAAGTGGTGGGGCGGGTAGGATCATATTTGTTCACATAGTTCAGCATGGTGTGAAGCCTTCGGAAGCCATTATTGATATTCCACTGCACATCACCGATCTCGTTGCCCACGCTCCACATGAAAACCGAAGGGTGGTTGCGATCGCGGCGAATAAAATTCCGAATATTTCGATGCGCAAAATCCTCAAAATCGGTGGTGTCTACGATATCAGCCTTGGCATCATATTTATCAAATATCTCGTCAAAAAAGAGGATTCCCATCTTATCGCAGAGCTCCAGCAATTCTGGCGCGGCAACATTATGGCTGTTACGGATGGCATTCACGCCCAGCGACTGCATGATCTCCAGCTGCCTTTCCGCCGCACGGGGATAAAATGCAGCTCCTAAGGGACCCTGACCGTGGTGGAGATTCACGCCTTTCAGCTGTACCCGGCGGCCGTTCAGATGAAAACCATCGTTGGCTGTGAATTCAATGTTTCGAATCCCAAAACTGGTCTTTTTTTCGTCCCGAAGTTGCCCGTTTACATAAACCTGGCTGAGCGTGCTATAGAGATTGGGAGCGTCGAGATCCCAAAGCTGAGGTTTCAGAACTTTCGCGCTGGTTTCAAAATAAGCAGCTTCACCGGCTGCAAGAAACCTGGTCATTTTTTCTGCGGAAACCTGCTCGCCCGAAGGGTCTAAGATCACCTGTTTCAGGCGAACAGAATCGCCCATTTTGGAAGTATTCAGAATATGATTGCTGATGCGTACCGTGGCGGTATCAGCGTTGATAATGGGAGTGGTCACATAGGTTCCCCAAATATCTACATGAACAGGGTCTGTGACAAGCATGGTCACTTTGCGATAGAGGCCGCCACCCGGGTACCAGCGGCTGTCGTGCTCGCGGGTATCGGCATGAACCGCCAGCAGGTTTTCTTCGGAAAAATTCAGAAAGTCGGTAATGTCGAGGTAAAAGGAATTATATCCGTAATCCCATTTTCCGGCTAGTTTTCCGTTTATGTAAACTTCCGGAAAGGCCATGACGCCATCAAAAACCAGGTAAATTCTCTTGTTTTTATAAGCTTCGTTAATTTCCAGTTTTTTTCGGTACCATCCTTCAGCTTTCCAGGGCAATTTGCCGGTGCTGCCATTTCCGTCCTTGATGAAATCTTCGGAAATAGCCCAGTCATGAGGAATTCGAACATCCTGCCAGGAACTGTCGTCAAATTCAGAGTCTACGGCTTCGGGGTGTGGTCCTTTGGCAAATTTCCAGCCTTTCTGAAGTTCCCTGGATTCACGCTGCGCCGCTACCTGAAAATGATTCAGCAGAAGCGCGCAAAAAAGAAGTAAAAAGTATTGTTTATAGAGCTTGTTCATGGTTGTCTATTTTGAAGCATTGTAAAATTGCATTCCCAGAGTCGCCTTGTTCTGGTGGTCAAAAAGCGTGGCGTTATCCCAGTGAGAACCCTGAGCCCACTGCGTGCTGCAACTGGTAGAAACCCAGGCCGGTTCCCAGTAAACCAGGCCACTGCCACCGGCATTCTCGATCACTTCCTGTAATTTATTCAGGTAATCCAGCTGGCCCTGTTGTGTCGCCGGGAAACCATCAACCAGCGCGTCTTCCCCGAGAATGTTGTTGGCCGAATCGGCATTTTCAAGAGTGAAAGGATAAGCGGTTTCCACGACCATCAGTTTTTTGTCGTAGGTACTGATCAGCGTTTGAAGCGCTGAGGAGACATTCTCCAGGTTGTAGTCAGACCAGATGGGGTAGTAGGAAAGGCCGATCCAGTCGAAATTGGTCACGCCGTTTGCTGTCGCCTGCTCGAACCACCAGAGTCCGTTTTCTGGCTGCGCGATATGCAGCATGATTTCGATATTTGATTCGTTTTGTGAAGCAATATCTCTAACTGCCTGGATACCTTTATTGAGCAAATATGCGTTGCGGTCCCAGTCTATAGGCCACTCCAGTTCGCCCTGCTGCAGGATCATCCCATTGATCTCGTTTCCCACCTGCACGATATTAGGCAAAAGATCGGCCTCTTTTAATTTTTTGAGCGTCTGATAGGTGTAGTTGTAGAGTGAGTCTCCCAGAACCGGCGTATTGTCTTTCACTGCCGCCCAGGCTGCAGGGATTTCCTGTCTGGAAGGATCTGCCCAGGTATCAGAATAATGAAAGTCCAGCAAGACCTGCATGTTAGCCGCTTTAGCCCGACTAATACTTTTTTTAACATCCTGAAAATTGGAATAACTGGTCCATTCTGGAGAATGCCAGAGGCGAACACGAACGAGGTTGGCACCGGCATCAGCAAAAATCTGGTAAGAATCTTCAGCTTGCGCATCAGCGTTGTAATAGGTCGCGCCACAATCTTCCATTTCATTCACGTAAGAAAGATCGGCACCATAATAGAAGTTGGTTTCTTCTGGAGTTTCAGCAGGTGTTTCTTCCGGAGTTTCGCTAACCGGGGAATCGTCATTAGTCTCCGGAAGGTCTTCCGAAGTGGTTCCTGAAGAACAGGCCGAAAATAACAGGCAAAGCAGCCCGGTTTTCAGCATAGGGCCAATAAGATCTCTGAACATAGCCATCATTCGTTATAAATGTATAATGTACGTTTAATTTTGTAAAAATAACGAATTTTTTGTGATCTGGCCTGATCGGAGATTTCAGTTTTCTATAGTGGGATCATTTTGGAAAATAGCAAGGCTTATTCCTTTTTCCGGGTTTTGGATTTGATGAATTCGATGATCATCGGGGTGATCGAAAGGATCACGATTCCCAGGATCACCAGTTCAAAATTGTTTTTTACGAAATCCAGGTTTCCGAAGAAATAGCCAACCAGTACCAGCAGCAAAACCCAGGAGATCCTGCCAATTACATTATAGCGAATGAATTTTCCGAAGTGCATTTCCCCAATTCCGGCTACAAATGGCGCAAAGGTGCGAACTACCGGCACGTAGCGTGCAAGAATGATGGTTTTTGGGCCGTGTTTCGCATAGAAACTCCGTGTTTTATCAATGTGCTTTTCACTTACTAGGGTTCTTCCAAAAACTTTCCAGGCCAGTACTTTCAGTCCCACGGTCTTTCCGAGGTAATAATTCAGACTGTCGCCCAGGATGGCGGCCACAGCTAGACTGATGAGTACAATATAAAGATTGAGTTCAGCCGTTTGCCCGGCATCGTTCACCACGCCCGCGCAAAATGTCCCGGCAGCAAATAACAGGGAATCTCCCGGTAAAAACGGCATGACGACCAGGCCGGTTTCGATGAAAATGAACGCGAAAAGAATGGCATAGATCCAGACGCCATAATCAATGATCATGGTGAAAAGATGACTATCCAGGTGGAGGAAAAAATCTAAAATACTGTTCACGTTTTAAAATTTATAGGTGAAACCCAGTAAAGCTGCGTGCTCATTGCTGGAAAAGGTCAATTCCATGTGTTCCCGTTCATACGGACTTGTGAAAATAAGCGAACTCCCGATCCCCACCACTGCCCCGGCCAGGATATCGTAACCGTCATGTTTCTGGGCATTAATGCGACTAAAAGCGGTAAAACCGGCCAGCGCATAAGCGGGAATGCTGTATTTGAAGCCGTAGCGTTCATGTATAAATGCGGCACTTTGAAAAGTGGTGGAAGTATGGCCGGAAGGGAAAGCGTTATCCCCGTTGTGATGCGGTCTGGGTTTATTGAGAGCCACTTTGAGTCCAAAAGTCACGACCTGATTCAGGATAAAACCTTTGGTGAACTGCCAGCTACCTTCCCGGTCTTTTAAGATGAGCGTGGTCGCCAGCGTGGAGGCAGGCACTGCAAATAAGAGCACGTCACCCGCGGTCTTGATACCGGGACTTTCCTGTTTGATGAATTGAGCGTGTCCCTGGAATGACAGGAACAGGCTGAAAATTAGTATAAAAATATAGTTTTTAAAATCGTTATTCATATTTCTAAAAACACTAAAAGAAGCCACGCGGCTCCTTTGAATTTAACAATTTAACGAGAATTTAATCGTCTCCTTCCTGATGATATTCTTCTATTTGCTGGACGGTTTTTTGTTCCAGCAATTCCCCGGATTCCTTGTACAGTACTTCTATTTCCCGATTGTCCTGCTGCAACTCCAGTTCATAAAAAAATTCGTTAGGTTGTTCTATTCTGAAGATTTTACGGATCTGAGCTTCGGAGAAATCGCTTTTCACCGCTTCGGAAATCTTTTGCGGCAGCTGCTCCATTGGGATTGCAGCTTCAGTTTCGAGCCATTTTCCGTCGGTATTGAAATTCGCGGAAAACTCCTGTTGATTTTGCTCAAATTCCGCTTCCCATTCTTCTGAGTTTTCTTTTCCCCAGGTCACTTTCTGTGCATCCGGAAACCTTTTGCTGAAAGCTTCCTGTACCTGGCTGTCTACTTCGGAATTTTTTCCGCAGGCGATCAGCAAGAACATCAGGAAAAAAACTCCAGCCTGTGTCCACTTTTTCATGTTAAAACATTTGAATAGGGAAACTACTGCTGAATTCTAAAGTTCTTTTAAAGTTGGCTATTAAAACTTTCTTAATTAAAAATGATCCTGAAAAAATGCCTGTTTTCGGCAAAATGATAGGTGACATTATATTGCAGGACTTCGCAGATTTTCTGAACGATCGCCAGGCCTAGTCCGCTACCGGGTTTGGAACGCTCGTTTTTTCGGTAAAAACGCCTGAAGATTCGCTCGGCATCTTCCAGCTCGGCATCGCCAGGATTACTGATCTCCAGCCTGTCATGGTCGATCGTTATTCTAATAGGTCCATCACCTTCGGTATGCTTGATGGCATTGCTGAGCAGATTTCCGATCAAAGACTGAATAAGCTCCGGATCTGAAAAGAGGGTCAGGTTTTTTTTTTTTTCCAGTTCGATCTCAACAGGACTGATCTCCCGGAAGTTGATGACCATCTCCTCGAGCAAATCATTCAAAGAGATTTCCTGATAATCATTTTTCTGGCGTTGATCGAGCGTTGCCAGTAACACCAGTTTTTTATTGAGATTGGCCAGCCTGCGAATATGGCGCTGCAAATTGGAAAGTTCTTCGAATTGCTGGTCGCTAATCGCAGATTCGTTCAGGAAATTTTCCAGTTTGGCCTGCATGATCGCCAGTGCCGTTTGAAGTTCGTGCGAAATATTTTCAGTAAACTCCTTCAGGTTGTTATAGTCGTAGATCACCCGCGAGGTAAGCGTCTCGATCTCGGTCTTTAATTCTGAAAATTCCACAATATTGCTGTCTACCAGTTCAACCGGGCGGGCCGCCTGCAGGGAAAAATGCTGCATGGCTTCCAGGTTTCGGAAAAAAGGTTTCCAGATCCTGCGATTCCAGGCCCTGCTGAAATAGAACTGGATCACGAATACCAGGGCGAGACTGATAAGAAAATATACCAGCGTGATCACCACGATCTCCTGGGTTTCTACGACCATGGATCGCACGGTAATGCGGTAAATCTCCCCGTTGATGGTTCTAAAAGTGCTCAATTCGCGGAAAAGTTCCGTTTCATCCTGCGACGGATCATAGATGAGCGTGTCTTTTAAAATCTCAGGACGAAGACGCGGCGTTTTCACGATCTCAAAAACCGGCGGCAGTTCTATTAATTGCCCGTTTTCAGTCGCATAATGTTCCAGCCTGTAACTTCGCGAGTACAGCTCTTCTTCCACTTCCTGTTCCATCAGTTTACTGATAAAGAAATAGAGCACCGGCGTGCTGAAAAGAATCAGCAGCACACTGATGAGGATAAAGGCCTTGGAGGTTTTTTGAAGGAGCGTTATGGATCTTTTGTTCTTCAATTTCAGGCAGATTTAAAGATATAACCCGAACCGTAGGCTGTCTGGATATAATGGGATGCCCTGCCGAGTTTCTTCCGAAGGTTGTTGATATGCACATAGATAAAATCAAAATTATCCAGCATATCGCTCTGGTCGCCCCAAAGGTGTTCGGCAATGATCTCTTTGGAAAGCACACGCCCTTCGTTGGTGATAAAGAAGACCAGAAGATCGTACTCTTTACGTGTTAATTCGATGGGCCGCTTCTCTACGAGCACTGTTTTAGACCTGGTTTGGATGGTGATTTCCTGAAATTGCAGTTCCTCGTTACCGCCGAATTTGCCCCGGCGAAGCACCGCTTTGATCCGGGAATTGAGTTCGGCCAGATGAAAAGGTTTGGTGATATAATCATCGGCTCCCAGGTCCAGACCTTCCAGCTTATTGTCCAGGGAATTGTTGGCAGAAATGATGATGACACCTGCTTCGCTCCTGGATTTTTTCAATTGTTTCAGGACATCCAGCCCGGAACCATTCAGTAAATTGATGTCCAGCAACACCATATCATAATCGTAAAGCGAGATGCGATAAAGCGCTTCTTCGTAATCTGAAGCTGTTTCGCAAACATGGGCATCTTTTTCCAGGAAGGTTTTGATGGAAGTTTGCAGGGCTTTTTCGTCTTCGGCAATCAGTATTTTCATAATTCTTTCAGCAGCTTCAACAATGAATTTACAAGATAACAGAACTATTTGATTATTCTTTGATCAGTTTTAATATGGTGGGGAGCACGATGAGCAGTAAGGGAAGCGCAAAGATCATCCCGCCTATCACGGCGATAGCCAGCGGCTGGTGCAATTGAGCCCCGGCACCAATTCCCAGAGCGAGGGGAATTAAGGCCATAATGGCTGCAAAAGCGGTCATTAATTTGGGTCGCAAACGGGCAGCAATGGCATATTCGATCTTTTCCTTATGGCTTTTTTCATTTTCAATTTCCAGGTACTGCCGGTAGGTAAAGATCGAGTTTTCGCCAATGATCCCTACGATCATGATGATTCCCATATAGCTACCCACGTTTAGTGGCGTGCCGGTTAACAAAAGGCTCAACAGGCATCCCGCAACCCCTAAAATGGCAATTCCCACGATCACCACGGCAATTTTAATCCTTCGGAAGAGGAATAGAATGACGATGAACACGAGCAGGATCGCGAGGATCAGGATGAGTAGTAGTTCGCTGAAGGCCTGTTGCTGCTCTTTATAGGAGCCGCCATATTCTAGATGATATCCGGCTGGCATGCTAACATTTTTTGCCAGTTTCTGCTGAATTTCAGCCAGCGTGGAACCAAGATCGCGATGATCCAGCCTGGCGGTCACCACGCCCATAGATTTCAGGTTTTCCCGGTTTACCTGGGCCACTCCTTTTTTCAGCTGGATGCTTGCCAGTTGCGGAAGCGGCAGCGTGGAGCCACCAGGGATATTTACCTGGAAATTCTGAAGATCCTGAATAGAATTTTTATAGGTCTGCGGATACATCAGGCGAATATTGATGAGCTGCTCATTATCGATCATTGTGCTCACGATCGTACCGCCAATACGGGTTTGCAGTTGCAGCTGCAGATCGGCCGGGGAAATCCCGATTCTTGCCAGTACATCATTTTTCGGTTCTACGGAAATTTCCGGGCCGGAGAGTATGATCCCGTCATTGACATCAGCCGTTCCTCTGATCTTTTCGATTTCTGAAGCTATCTTTTTTGAAAGTTCCTGCAAATGCGAAATATCGTCCCCGAAGATCTTGACCTCGATTGGCTGAACCGAACTGATGAGATCACCCAGCATATCACCAATTACCTGCCCAAAATCTACCTGAAGTGCGGGTAGCTTGGCTTCGATCTTCTTCCGGATCTCGTCGGCCACTTCCATGGTGGCAATCTGGCGTTTATCCTTTAATTTGATGAGGTAGTCCCCGCTGTTGGGTTCGGTGATGAAAAATCCCATTTCGGTTCCAAGTCTTGCTGAATACGCTTCAACTTCCGGTTGTTCATTCAGGATTTGATTCACCTGGTCGAGCATCGCAGCAGTCTCTTCGAGGGTCGTGCCACCGGGACTTTGGTAATCCATTACAATACTGCCTTCATCCATTTCGGGTAAAAAACCGGAATTCAGCTTTGAAGGAACAATGATCAGTACCGCTATACAGATTGCCGCAAAACCGATCCCGATCAACGGAAGATCCAATACTTTATGGATCCAGCGGGTTTTGGGTTCTTTTTTCCGCCGGATCTCTTTTCCGCGGGAAAAAACCACGGCGAGAATGGGAACGATGATCCACGAAACCAGAAAGGAAGCCGCCAGAGCGATGATCATGCTGTATGCCATCACCTTGAAGTAAGCGCCCGCCACGCCAGTCATCAAAATAAAAGGCACGAAGATGAGCAAAGTGCTGAGCGACGATCCAACCATTGCAGGAAATAGATGCGAAATGGCTTCGCGGGCGATCCAGCTGAGGGGTTTTTTGGGATGTTCTTCCCTTATTTTATGGATCTGTTCGATCACGATCACCACATCATCGATCATGAGCCCAATTGCAGCGGCGATAGCTCCCAGGGTCATGATATTAAAGGTATAACCTACAGCATCCATGACCAGTAGCGTGAGTGCCAGGCTCAGCGGAATGCTGAACACAATGACCATGCTGGCAGAAAATGACCGCAGAAAAATAATGACCACCAGGATTGCCAGAACAAGCCCGATCCATAATACGTCTTTAATACTGCGAATGCTGGAATTCACGAAATTCGCCTGCTTGTAAAACGGCCTGATCCTTACATTTTTGGGAATAATGCTTCCAAGTTCCGCGACTTTCTTTTCAATATTATTATTGACCTCGATGAGATTGGCATCGGGTTGTTTGATAATGGCCAAAAGCGGTACGTTTTTTCCGTTGGCCAGGACTTTTACGTATTCTTTCGCCTGGTTTACCTGTATTTCCGCGATATCCTTCAGCCTGATCGTCCTGCTCGTGCTGCTTTTCACCACGACATTTTCCAGGTCGGCCAGGTTCTCGATCGCGTTATTGGTAAGGTTGAGATACATTCGGTCATAATCTGTGATATAACCGTTGGATTGCAGGATATTGGAATTATTCACGGCATCCTGTATGTCTTTTATCGAAATCTGAAGATTCTGAAGCGCATAAGGCTTCAGGATGATCTCATATTCCTTGTCTTTCCCGCCGATGACGGCAATATCTGAAACCCCTTCAGTAGCCAGTAAATAGGGTTTGATCTGGTATTTTGCAATCTTTTTAAGGTCTACCTGCGACAGGCTGCCATCACCTTCCACCGAGTATCCCATTACGGGAAGAATGGAAGGATTCATTTTTTCTACGGAAAAACTGGTATTGGGAAGGATTTCTTCTTTCGACTGCTGAATGTAGGATTCTATCTGGCTACGAGCGGTATTGATGTCCATATCCCAATTCAGGAAAACTGAAATTTCACAGCTGCCACGCGAAGTAACGCTTCGAATATATTGCAAGCCTTCGGTACGCCTGATGATATTTTCCAATGGGATGGTCACCGTGGTCATCATCTTATCCACCGGTTGCTGGCCGGCATCAGCGATGACCTTGATTTTCGGGAATGTGATATTGGGGAACAAGCCGGTCTGCATTTTCTGGTAGGTGTAGCCTCCCGCCAAAAGAA contains the following coding sequences:
- a CDS encoding PepSY-like domain-containing protein gives rise to the protein MKKWTQAGVFFLMFLLIACGKNSEVDSQVQEAFSKRFPDAQKVTWGKENSEEWEAEFEQNQQEFSANFNTDGKWLETEAAIPMEQLPQKISEAVKSDFSEAQIRKIFRIEQPNEFFYELELQQDNREIEVLYKESGELLEQKTVQQIEEYHQEGDD
- a CDS encoding sensor histidine kinase, which translates into the protein MKNKRSITLLQKTSKAFILISVLLILFSTPVLYFFISKLMEQEVEEELYSRSYRLEHYATENGQLIELPPVFEIVKTPRLRPEILKDTLIYDPSQDETELFRELSTFRTINGEIYRITVRSMVVETQEIVVITLVYFLISLALVFVIQFYFSRAWNRRIWKPFFRNLEAMQHFSLQAARPVELVDSNIVEFSELKTEIETLTSRVIYDYNNLKEFTENISHELQTALAIMQAKLENFLNESAISDQQFEELSNLQRHIRRLANLNKKLVLLATLDQRQKNDYQEISLNDLLEEMVINFREISPVEIELEKKKNLTLFSDPELIQSLIGNLLSNAIKHTEGDGPIRITIDHDRLEISNPGDAELEDAERIFRRFYRKNERSKPGSGLGLAIVQKICEVLQYNVTYHFAENRHFFRIIFN
- a CDS encoding response regulator transcription factor is translated as MKILIAEDEKALQTSIKTFLEKDAHVCETASDYEEALYRISLYDYDMVLLDINLLNGSGLDVLKQLKKSRSEAGVIIISANNSLDNKLEGLDLGADDYITKPFHLAELNSRIKAVLRRGKFGGNEELQFQEITIQTRSKTVLVEKRPIELTRKEYDLLVFFITNEGRVLSKEIIAEHLWGDQSDMLDNFDFIYVHINNLRKKLGRASHYIQTAYGSGYIFKSA
- a CDS encoding efflux RND transporter permease subunit: MKNLHSKYKYPLLALGVLLLLAGGYTYQKMQTGLFPNITFPKIKVIADAGQQPVDKMMTTVTIPLENIIRRTEGLQYIRSVTSRGSCEISVFLNWDMDINTARSQIESYIQQSKEEILPNTSFSVEKMNPSILPVMGYSVEGDGSLSQVDLKKIAKYQIKPYLLATEGVSDIAVIGGKDKEYEIILKPYALQNLQISIKDIQDAVNNSNILQSNGYITDYDRMYLNLTNNAIENLADLENVVVKSSTSRTIRLKDIAEIQVNQAKEYVKVLANGKNVPLLAIIKQPDANLIEVNNNIEKKVAELGSIIPKNVRIRPFYKQANFVNSSIRSIKDVLWIGLVLAILVVIIFLRSFSASMVIVFSIPLSLALTLLVMDAVGYTFNIMTLGAIAAAIGLMIDDVVIVIEQIHKIREEHPKKPLSWIAREAISHLFPAMVGSSLSTLLIFVPFILMTGVAGAYFKVMAYSMIIALAASFLVSWIIVPILAVVFSRGKEIRRKKEPKTRWIHKVLDLPLIGIGFAAICIAVLIIVPSKLNSGFLPEMDEGSIVMDYQSPGGTTLEETAAMLDQVNQILNEQPEVEAYSARLGTEMGFFITEPNSGDYLIKLKDKRQIATMEVADEIRKKIEAKLPALQVDFGQVIGDMLGDLISSVQPIEVKIFGDDISHLQELSKKIASEIEKIRGTADVNDGIILSGPEISVEPKNDVLARIGISPADLQLQLQTRIGGTIVSTMIDNEQLINIRLMYPQTYKNSIQDLQNFQVNIPGGSTLPLPQLASIQLKKGVAQVNRENLKSMGVVTARLDHRDLGSTLAEIQQKLAKNVSMPAGYHLEYGGSYKEQQQAFSELLLILILAILLVFIVILFLFRRIKIAVVIVGIAILGVAGCLLSLLLTGTPLNVGSYMGIIMIVGIIGENSIFTYRQYLEIENEKSHKEKIEYAIAARLRPKLMTAFAAIMALIPLALGIGAGAQLHQPLAIAVIGGMIFALPLLLIVLPTILKLIKE